A single window of Penaeus vannamei isolate JL-2024 chromosome 24, ASM4276789v1, whole genome shotgun sequence DNA harbors:
- the LOC113815099 gene encoding craniofacial development protein 2-like: protein MALVIILKKLGGVGFIVHCKILNTVMECEPISNRVIRIRIRAAPRNLSVIQVYAPTSDCNEDELEMFYHQLEATMKNIPKKDIFIVMGDWNAKIGSDAHAERPGTAGKFGLGCTNERGLRLLEFAKLHNMVIVNTKYKHKISRRVTWVAPDGITKNQIDYILVEKKWSSSINGHKTRYFPGADVGSDHNLVMATMKLKSKKIRPPYSRIKYDTSQLRNADTGNL, encoded by the coding sequence ATGGCATTGGTAATAATATTGAAGAAATTAGGAGGCGTGGGATTCATCGTACATTGTAAGATTTTGAACACGGTGATGGAATGTGAACCGATTTCAAACAGAGTCATACGGATCAGAATACGGGCAGCTCCACGAAACCTGTCAGTTATACAAGTATATGCTCCAACTTCAGATTGCAATGAAGATGAACTTGAAATGTTCTACCATCAGCTTGAAGCAACAATGAAAAACATCCCCAAGAAGGATATCTTCATCGTGATGGGAGATTGGAATGCTAAGATAGGATCAGATGCACATGCAGAAAGGCCTGGAACGGCTGGAAAGTTTGGACTAGGATGCACAAACGAGAGAGGCCTAAGGTTGCTGGAGTTTGCGAAGTTACATAACATGGTTATTGTCAACACTAAGTACAAACATAAGATATCAAGAAGAGTGACATGGGTTGCTCCAGATGGCATCACTAAGAACCAGATTGACTACATCCTGGTTGAAAAGAAATGGTCTAGTAGCATAAACGGTCACAAAACAAGATATTTCCCAGGAGCTGATGTGGGCAGTGACCACAATCTTGTTATGGCAACAATGAAGTTGAAATCAAAGAAAATACGACCCCCATATTCGAGGATAAAATATGACACCAGCCAACTGAGAAATGCAGACACTGGAAACCTTTAA